From one Halothece sp. PCC 7418 genomic stretch:
- a CDS encoding NADP-dependent isocitrate dehydrogenase, whose protein sequence is MYEKITPPSVGTKITFKDGEPIVPDDPIIPFIRGDGTGYDIWPATQNVLEAAVQKAYGDQKKINWFKIYAGDEACEHYGTFQYLPEDTLQAIREYGVAIKGPLTTPVGGGIRSLNVALRQINDLYACVRPCRYYPGTPSPHRYPERLDVIVYRENTEDIYLGVEWKEGTETAQKLIEILNKDLIPNTPEHGKKQIRLDSGIGVKPISKTGSQRLVRRAIKHALQLPKNKQQVTLVHKGNIMKYTEGAFRDWGYELATTEFRNECVTERESWILGNKENNPDLSLEENARQVEPGFDSVTPERREEIKQEVQGVLDSLWETHGEGKWKDKVMVNDRIADSIFQQIQTRPNEYSILATMNLNGDYLSDAAAALVGGLGMGPGANIGDHCAIFEATHGTAPKHAGLDRVNPGSLILSGVMMLEYLGWNEAAQLIQKGLGSAIAQKEVTYDLARMMEPKVDPPLKCSEFAQAIINHFDD, encoded by the coding sequence ATGTACGAAAAAATTACCCCTCCTAGTGTTGGAACCAAGATTACATTTAAAGATGGTGAACCCATTGTTCCTGATGATCCGATTATTCCCTTCATTCGCGGTGATGGAACTGGCTATGATATCTGGCCCGCGACACAGAACGTTTTAGAAGCAGCGGTTCAAAAGGCTTATGGCGACCAGAAAAAAATCAACTGGTTCAAAATCTATGCGGGTGATGAAGCCTGTGAACATTATGGGACGTTTCAATATTTACCCGAAGATACCCTGCAAGCGATTCGCGAATATGGGGTTGCCATTAAAGGTCCTTTAACAACCCCTGTCGGCGGTGGGATTCGGTCGCTGAATGTTGCCCTTCGTCAGATTAATGATTTATATGCTTGTGTGCGCCCTTGTCGCTATTATCCAGGCACACCCTCCCCACATCGCTATCCTGAACGCCTCGATGTAATTGTTTATCGGGAAAATACAGAGGATATTTATCTGGGAGTGGAGTGGAAAGAAGGGACTGAAACCGCACAGAAGTTAATTGAGATCCTAAATAAAGATTTAATTCCCAATACTCCCGAACATGGGAAGAAACAAATTCGCCTTGATTCTGGAATTGGGGTGAAACCGATTAGTAAAACGGGGTCTCAGCGTCTTGTGCGTCGTGCGATTAAACACGCCCTACAATTGCCCAAAAATAAGCAGCAAGTAACGTTGGTACATAAGGGCAATATTATGAAATATACTGAAGGCGCGTTTCGGGATTGGGGCTATGAGTTAGCAACTACTGAGTTTCGTAATGAGTGTGTCACCGAACGAGAATCTTGGATTCTGGGAAACAAAGAGAATAATCCCGATTTGAGTTTGGAAGAAAATGCTCGTCAAGTGGAACCGGGGTTTGATAGTGTAACGCCAGAACGTCGCGAAGAGATTAAACAAGAGGTGCAAGGGGTTCTCGATAGCCTTTGGGAGACTCACGGTGAGGGCAAATGGAAAGATAAGGTGATGGTGAATGACCGCATTGCCGATAGTATTTTCCAACAGATTCAAACCCGTCCTAATGAATACTCTATTCTTGCAACGATGAACCTTAATGGTGACTATTTATCCGATGCTGCTGCTGCGTTAGTCGGTGGTTTAGGCATGGGACCGGGGGCAAATATTGGCGATCACTGCGCGATTTTTGAAGCAACCCACGGCACAGCCCCCAAACACGCGGGGTTAGATCGGGTTAATCCTGGTTCGTTGATTCTCTCTGGGGTGATGATGTTGGAATATTTAGGCTGGAATGAAGCAGCGCAGTTAATCCAAAAAGGGTTAGGAAGCGCGATCGCGCAAAAAGAAGTTACCTATGATTTAGCGCGGATGATGGAACCGAAAGTCGATCCCCCGCTCAAATGTTCTGAGTTTGCTCAAGCTATTATTAATCACTTTGATGATTAA